Part of the Nicotiana sylvestris chromosome 5, ASM39365v2, whole genome shotgun sequence genome is shown below.
aactgttgttataagaaaactctatgagtgacaaatgatcatcccagctacctttgaaatcaaataacacaagctcgcaacatgtcctcaagtgTCTAAATAGTCCACTCTACTTGCTTGtcggtctgaggatgaaaagatgTACTAAGATTTACCTACGTACCCAagccttgctgaaatttcttgcGAAAGTTGGCCGTGAACTAAGCTCCTCGATCTGAAGACTGGAGTGCCATGGAACCTAACTATTTCTTTCATATACAACTGAGCGTACTGTTCCactgtgtcggtagatttgactggcaagaagtgcgctaATTTCGTGAGTCAatccacgattacccaaattgagtcaaacttgcgcGGAGTGCGTGGTAACCCTAtcacaaaatccatattgatcatttcccatttccacattgaaATTTCTAcgctttgagccaatccaccggGCATTTGATGTTCGACCTTTACTTGTTGACAGTTTGAACATTTTGCCCAAAGTCTgccacatcccttttcatgttgctcgaccaataaacttccttgagatcatgatacatttttgtagaacctggtgtacggaatacctagaagtgtggGCTTCGGCCATGATCCTTTCTCGAAGACCGTCAATATCTGGAACACATAGGTacccttgctgaaatttcttgcAAAAGTTGGCCATGAACTAAGCTCCTCGATCTGATAttattgagactggagtgccatggaacctgactatttctttcaTATGcaactgagcatactgttccgctgtgtcggtagatttgactggcaagaagtgcgctgatttcgtgagtcaatccacgattacccaaattgagtcgaacttgcgcggAGTGCGTGGTAACCCTATCACAAAAACCATattgatcatttcccatttccacattgaaatttctatgctttgagccaatccaccggGCATTTGATGTTCGACCTTTACTTGCTGATAGTTTgaacattttgccacaaagtctgcCATATCTCTTTTCATGTTGCTCGACCAATaaacttccttgagatcatgatacatttttgtagaacctgggtgtacggaatacctggaagtgtgggCTTCGGCCATGATCCTTTCTCGAAGACCGTCAATATCTGGAACACATAGGCACCCTTGGTACTGTAGGGTACCGTCTTCCATGACATAGGAAAAAGCTATGGTCttatgtttatgaatcccctccttcagCTGTGCCAACAATGGATCATTGAATTGTTTCTCTTTCACCTCTGCAACAAGCGATGATTCAAccctattctgcacaattacTCCTCCTTAATCAGAGTCCGCAAGGCAAACTCCCAAAATAGCCAACCGGTGAACCTCTCGGGCCAACGACCTTTGGTATGCCTTCAAATGAACCAAACTTCCCATGGATTTCCGGCTAAGAGTATccgccacaacattggcctttctTGGATGGTAGAGAATAtcgatatcatagtccttgagtaactcgaGCCATCTTctctgtctcagattcaactgcttttgtttgaaaatatattgaaggctcttgtggtccgtaaatacatgtacatggaccccatacaaataatgtcgccataTCTTTAGTGCGAACACCActgccgcaagctctaagtcgtgggttggatagttcttttcatgattcttgagtttctTAGAAGCGTAAGATATAACCTGGTCATGTTGCATTAGCACATACCCAAGCCCAATCctcgaagcatcgcaatacaccacaaatccccATGTACCCTCTGGCAAGGTTAATACTGGCGCTGTAGTCAATCATTATTTCAATTCCTGGAAGCTACTTTCACAAGCatcagaccattggaacttaacttcTTTCTgcatcaatttagtcaatggagaggcaagaggaGAAAATCCCTCCACAATTCTTCTATAGTAGCcggccaaacctaagaaactacgaatctctatTGGGGTGGTAGGTCTAGGCTAATTCTTTACTGCttcaatcttttgaggatcaaccgtaattccttccctggagacgacatgacccaagaacgtgacagattcaagccaaaattcacatattgaaaattttgcatatagtTGGTGCTGCTGAAGAGTATGCACAACTACCCTGAGATGGTCAGCATGATACACAATaatatcgtcaatgaacactatcacgaaggattctagaaaatgcttgaagactcgatttcataagatccatgaaagttgtcggggcatttgttagcccgaaagacatcaccaaAAATTCAAAGTGCCAATACCGTATCCTGAAAgatgtttttggaatatcctgctcccttatcttcaattgatgatacctgGACCATAGGTcaatttttgagaagcacttagcaccttgcaattgatcaaacaaatcatctatccttggtagagggtatttaattttgatggtgactttgttgagttgacggtagtcaatacacatccatagcgacccatctttcttccttacaaacaaaaCCGATGTTCCCCACAGTGACACACTCGGCTCGATGAAACCTTTTTCTACCAAATCCTttaattgttcctttagctcctTTAATTCTGCtggtgccattctgtaaggtggaattgatataggttgCGTGTATGGCATCACTttgatcccaaaatcaatctccctgtctGGTGGTATCCCAGGGAGGTCATCTAGAAAGACATCCAGAAATCCGTTCACAACTTGCACGGACTCAAGGTTAGGTGCCTCATCATCGGTGTCAGTAACTTgaactaaatgatagatacaccccttcttgatcatctttgcagcgttaaggtaagaaataagctGACCTTTTGGCACTgcattatctcccttccattcaacaacgggCTCATTAAGAAATTCAAGCCTCATAGTTCTTGTCcgacaatcaagtttggcaaaacatgaataaagccaatccattcccattattacatcaaaatcgaccatcccCAATTCAATAAGATTGGCGATGGTATCCCTACCACGTACCGTAACAACACAACATCTATAAACTCGAGCAACCTTAATAGACTCACCAACTGGAGTAGACACCGAGAATGGCTCATGAAGTTATTCCGattctatcccaaattccatagcaacataAGGGGTAACgtaggacaaggtggaaccggGGTCAATAGCATATTAAACACATTGAGAtacacctttcacatatattcttgcaactcCAACTACTTTGAAATAACAAGTACTAGAtcaatcaaatttcggacttacaaTATTTGCATGGACActatgggagctcaatttctaagatgaaggggttttagccatacatacctcaatagagctttccttaaattctttTAATAATTCCGGAACTCCTAGAAACatcgatctattttatgagaattacaagttgaaccaagaattagagggaTAATCAAGATTCTATCCCATTTGGgcacattatcaagcactaagtgtgggTTATGATTTTTAAGACCTTTTTGTGAGAGATTCTATCATCTTAcatgtcacgacctaaaccgatgggctgcgacgggtgcctgagtcctacatGTCAAATGTTCCTAAGCTTGCGTCTGggatatgaacctgtataacatctgTTGATTACGAAGGTAACATATATGAAGAAAAACTggcaacaaggcatatgtacgtatatatgtagaatacagtgggcgagccggcaaggctactatagacaactatacatccaattaCTGAAAGCCgataaggccacatacaacccaattAGACATattatctacagacctctaatgaaaacataaatgtacaaagacgggactgagccacgtcatacccatatatatatatacacacagagAAATgtatcataccaaaataaaaagcaGCTTCGGATCAAGTAGAGCACGCCGACTCTTGctaatcagggatcctaagaagggggaccgtcagctggCCTACctggacctgcaggcatgaaatgcatgCCCCGTAAAATaaggcgtcagtacgaaaaatgtactgagtatgtaaggcatgaaaattagtacgtaaaagacatagatgaaacatggaatacagtaACATATCTTTAAATgcgaataactttgtaaattctgaaacgtttataatgtcatgcacgtgcatataaatgacGTGCCATACATAGGTATGGATgtatataatatcatcaagccattgagggcatcccattatatcgtCTCGACCACTGtgagcatatcatcaacatataccatctgatcaggtggtagtgcgtatataacgccgtaaccgtttcccatatcccatatacatgtatttacatatatacgcatatatagcaccatttgttcatgggtcaatgcacatgagtgaaatgcatgaaaaatacgtaataatctcaatattccttctggataaacttttccaactgcgtagtATTCTGAgtcccatgaacagaagataataataattctcattgggaatcaagaatatagacacccctatcatttctatgaatagagtaatttatgaaaactgtgtatttgctcgtttcttcagtataatttggaccatgccaaaagaaagaagggagggccttaacatacctgttccttgaattatttgatcgAAATGAAGCTTTTACTTACGTGAAATGTATTGGAATGAGAGAATGAAGCTTCTACTTCGGAATTTGAACGAATTTTGGCTTTGGATTTCGTTGAAATTTTTGGACGAAACCATTTCTGCCCTTTTGAACCAAATGAACGAAATATGCTTATGTTTTTTAACGAAACTTAGCTAAAGAAAGCTTTTGAATTCCAATCCTTAAGAAAGGATTATAGCTTCTGAATTCCAATCCTTAAGAAAAGAATCATTCTTGCCCTTTTTTGGAAGGAGTAACGTTTCTAGTGTTTTTATTTAGTAAAACATAAGTTATTTTAAGTCTTGGTGGCTTTGGCCACATTAATGAGTCCTTAAATTGCCACATGGCAtgatgactaatgagtcatttttGTTGTGGTGGATTTTTGCCAAATTTTATATggtatattttataaatttttatcgatttattagttaactaggcaatgtcccgttacccggtaattagccaattacccgcataatttaaatgTTTCCCCAAATTacctaaaattttacttattatttttatttttatatactttatatattatactaatgttgtcatatagtaccttgcatggtaatagttcataattatcggacattatcgctcaacccgtattttatcccaaattggccactttcaacgaaactcattttatttaatctgtgtacccttttatccttcataacacttatttatagcttgttataaatagcataagtatGTTAACATCAACATGATCCCATTCCCGaatctacgtcggttaactgaaaatgaaattttaacgtacaaaaataagagatgtaacatccttccccccttggaaacattcgtcctcgaatgttcaactccttGTGATCCATGTAACACTGACAGGGTTACCTTTGTAGCAATGCTACTACCAATCTCCCcatagaagcttaataatccaacaacacacaggaccataattattaataacgacaatggcctcacatgaccaatgataataaccaacacaagaatttatactcgtaccttatgattatgacgtctcagtcagACCCTACtctagaggaggaaataagtaggaatATCTAAAACtcatgttttcctcggcctcGCAAGTAATTTCTTCcatattgttgtttctccaaagtacattcacggaggctacctccttatttcgCAGCTTTCGGATTTGTCAGTCTGGGATGGAAACCGAAACTTCCTTG
Proteins encoded:
- the LOC138869141 gene encoding uncharacterized protein; the encoded protein is MGMDWLYSCFAKLDCRTRTMRLEFLNEPVVEWKGDNAVPKGQLISYLNAAKMIKKGCIYHLVQVTDTDDEAPNLESVQVVNGFLDVFLDDLPGIPPDREIDFGIKVMPYTQPISIPPYRMAPAELKELKEQLKDLVEKGFIEPSVSLWGTSVLFVRKKDGSLWMCIDYRQLNKVTIKIKYPLPRIDDLFDQLQGAKCFSKIDLWSRVVVHTLQQHQLYAKFSICEFWLESVTFLGHVVSREGITVDPQKIEALPGIEIMIDYSASINLARGYMGICGVLRCFEDWAWNRVESSLVAEVKEKQFNDPLLAQLKEGIHKHKTIAFSYVMEDGTLQYQGCLCVPDIDGLRERIMAEAHTSRYSVHPGSTKMYHDLKEVYWSSNMKRDMADFVAKCSNYQQVKVEHQMPGGLAQSIEISMWKWEMINMVFVIGLPRTPRKFDSIWVIVD